atggggggaaagtgtgtcttagaatcgaagaaatacggtatatgaatGAAAGAACCCAACTGGCCACTTAACATGACTGACTTAATTTTTAACACAGGAATATCCCTGGgagatgttggatcagacctcAAGGTGGCACACTGCCTACCATAAACTCTTATAAACAGTTTAATATTTCAGGGCTCAGGTCAATTCTATATTCAAATTACCATGGGATCCTCCAGTTCAGTTTCCTACCTCAATGGTCATAGAGCCTAAGAGAAGCTTCTGATCTTTTAGGATATTTGACAAGAAGAGAGAAGAGCAACATGAGGATTTTAAAGTGTATGTTGTCTTAAACATCAGAGTACAGAGTCAACCAGGCACCGGAATACAAAATAATGCCAAATAGCAACTTCAATTTGGAAACGCAAAGTATCAGCTTACCTAGATTAAAcaacatttaatttttattattattacaccctTATAAATAAGGGTATATATTTAATGATTTCACACTCATGATATTCCATACAAACAGTTTCTGATTTAAGAATTTTAGGGAGAATgatacaatttgcataatttaatcTAAGTAAAGTTTCTTAATGGAAGAATAGAATAATTTATACTTTTAGCCCCCGTCTCACACTAGTCCTAAGACATTCAACTGATCAACAAGCAGGCTATCCTATACTTCTAGTGATCTCATTTCTAAACTTGCCACATAATAGCTTTTTATTCCCATATATTCCCCAGTTCCAGAAAGTCCTGATGTCTAACTGCCAGCTAGAAAGATTAACAAAAGCCTACACCAAATTTGTTATGTATGGTTAACTACCTATGCCCTTGAGAATTTCAACAAGTTTCTCTCTCTTGTCATACTGATTCACTTCAAGTATGGTCTGCTGGACATCACTGCAGGCTCCACCAACTtgcccaacaacaacaaataagtaTTCTGTCTTCAAAAATTCTCCAGCCATCCTTtaacataaacaaataaaattaagcCACTTTTGAGTTACCTTGGAAAAGTCAGACAACTAGCTTGGAAACTAAGGTGTTACTGTTACAGCATAGATGGATGTAGTAAGAGTCAAAAGATATACCAGTAGGCCAATTCTAAAGATACATGAATTGAATTTTAAGTTTATAAATTACTTGCACAACTCAAAATTATGAGCAAGTTAAGTAATTCTTGGTGCATGCAAAACAGGATGGATAGATTTAAATCACGTTTTTTTCCAGTAAAAGCGGtcaatttaaatcaaattttccactgattccccccccccatatatgtCCTGAACAATGGTGCAAATCATATTAGACCATGTTAATTTATAGCGGAGTATTATTTATACCATTTCATTCTTACAAGCAGCCTTTACATCTTTTTGTCTCATTGTATATAGTTTTCATGCTTTCCTTCTTAACTATAGAGTGAAtgcctttaaaatattcccatataGGGTATTTCTTATAATCAGAACCCATTTCATGAGATGAAAAGCTGAAATGAATACACGTTTGATTAGTAGATAACTTCATTTTTGAGACTGTAACTGTAAGTTTAGCATGTTTGAGATTCTATTGAAAATATGctatttttaagttaaagaaacttagtatttgtttatatttaaatctatttaattttttaaaatcaattttatccAACCTGCTGCCAAACCATACAAAACACTTTTTTTACTTATTCTGATTGGAAACAATGACTCTTATGAAGAATAAACTTCTGATAAACAAACATCAATGTGTGTTGATCTTTTAGAAAAACTGATTTCTGTGGAATGTTCTCAGTCTGATTAGGTAATCTAAGTTTATTATTCacaatttatgtttttaaaacaaatgattaGTACAGACCTCTGGATTTCTTCAGGGAAAGTGGCACTAAACATAAGTGTTTGGCGTTGCTCCTTTGGTGGCATGCCTGGACATGAAATCAACTTCTTCATATCAGGGCCAAATCCCATATCCAGCATACGGTCAGCTTCATCTAACACCAAATATTTTAGATTATTCAGCCCAATCTGAAGAAATACAGATAAAAGTTAGTCCAAGACCAAAAGGAAACACACACTTCGTTACATGACAGCAGTAAAAGCTCAAGTAAAGCATTCAACAAAGCCCAACTGGAATGTTTTGCATCCCTAAGTCTTACTCTACTACAATGTCAGCATAACCAAATTCAACACACAAGTGTATGTTAGCAGCAGCTAAGGATAGATAAGTAACTTCTAGAACTTGATTTGTACTTAGTAGCAACAGTAAGTTGCTGCTAGGTACAGTAGAAATGCCAGTCTGCCACCTTTGGACAGGAATTAAGACACTTTACACTTAGTGCAGTCATCATGCTTACTATAGTTAGATCATGTTACCTAGGCAGAAGAAAAAGATAGCTGTACTGATAGCTCTTTGTCTTTTGCATTTACCTTTTTAAAGGGCACAAGAATTATTCAAGGAGTGGTTACTCAAAGCTTGCTCCAGTCAACAGTTCTGttgtttctcccttcttcccTCAAATCTGTCATACCACAGGGCTGCATTCCCCATAGAACCCTAAAGAGCCACTGCCATAGTACACAATATTGGGGTAGACAGATCAGTGATCTTATTTATGTTAATAAGCTCCATCTATTCCCCAGCCAAAGAAAATGGAGCAGTATACTATAGTAGCCAGAACAAGAAGTATTTTCGCCATTGCATGATAATATAAAAACTCCCTTGTTTCTGAAGCTGGTCATGCTGGGTTAACCTATCCCACTGCTGATCAACCTTGACAGAATGCTTTGATTTACATCCATGAAATAAAACAATTAGAAGAATTGAAAAATTAGAAGAGCCTTAACGCTTAAGAAAATATTTACCCATAAATCCTACCTTTTCTCTGCCTATGATATCCAAAAGCCTTCCTGGGGTAGCACATAATATATTACAACCTTGCATTATCTGATGAATTGTATGACCCATTTGTATACCTCCATAAATCACAACTGGCCTTATACAAGTTCTAGTCAAAAAGAAAATATACATTACATTTCTCATTTAGCAATAAACAGTGAATGCATCTCAATGTATCAACACCAATCACTTACATATTGATCTAATAGCATGGCCTTAACAAAACTGCATTACCTTGATTTTGTTTAACATAATTTTAAGTAATAATGAAATTGCACTCTGTATCTGCAGTACTGTAAACTCAATCTAATTTTCCAAGATAAAAACCACATTTAGAGTAGCATGCCCACTGTACATTTTAATAGGGCTTGAATCCAGCTACTGATCAAAACCTCCTGAAATACACAGAGGGTGTACAGCAGTACTGCTTgatggattgcatcctaagttacATGGTGTAATAGTCCAGGCACGTGGTCACATTTTAACCCTACTGTAGTTATACAAAGTGATTTTAAGGACTGTTTATAGTACAAGGGTGCAACTATACAGGAATGGTTTCTGGGGTACACAATGGTCTCCAAAATTAGTTCCTACAGCAAATAAGATGACatgtgtatttctttctttccaattcaATCTCTCCAAGGTATGATTATTTTCTAAAGCTCATGAACCTTATTGTCTTTATGCATCAAGCAGCCATTGTACTGTTATCCCAGGGTCAGGTAACCTCAGGCCAGAGTTCCCTAACCAGCGCCACCCCTGGTCCCTACCTAGCTCCTACCAGATCCCCCAGATAGCCCCACCTTCTATCCCCAACCACCGACTGGtgattggcttttgtgcagtttcttcccctttctaaaaggttgaaatgcctcccccaaaGCTTAGTTAGAGGCAGTAGAAGCTTTAAGCAACAGCATGCTAGTATTTTTTCCTTTCTGTGCTTTGGACCTGCCTGCTAATGGAAcgtgcccctgagagcttctctgaaattcaaTTCTGACCTTTGGCTGAAAGACTCACCCCCACCTTGGACATatagattttattagaatgtaagcctatgcggcagggtcttgctattttattgttttactctgtacagcaccatgtatattgatggcgctatataaataaatgaataaataaataaataataataatatagaaattTGTTTTCCCTCCTATTTACTATAGATTACTGTCTAACTCATCCTAATTCCATGGCAATGAAACTCTGAAGTAAGAGCACGTCAATTCCActgtattataattatttatttaattaatttacttctatagcaccatcaactaCTTAATTGTAAGAGAATACACTGAGTATGAAGTGGCACAAGACAAACAGGCTTTAGGTATTTTATGCATCTTTATGGTTAGAATTCTGCAAAATTAAGgcttttggatccagaactaCATGCCATGTTAGCTACTTTGTGGAAGTATCCATATTTCCACCAGCAACAAAGCAGAGTAATATGCCAACTGAAATCTCTATAGCTATTAGATACAGCAGCTCATTGTGTATTTGGGACATTAGGCATTACACACTCTTTAGCCCAATATGAAACTGGTTTTAGTTTGGACCCAGTCTTCAGAGATCAAAAGCTCCAAAATATATATTCAGAAGTCTCCCTTTTCAATATTTACCCTCTGCAGAAGGAATATTTCCAGTCTCTTGCAGAGCAAACATTCTGCTAATCCAGAGAAATTAAAGTCAGAATTTAGCAGCTTGCTTTCCAAATTAGAGAAACATAACATCTCAGTGACCTCAATTCAGCTACCCAGCAGATACAGCACCGctgttttgtatttttacatAGAAACACATATGTGTTTCtacttaaaaatacaaaacagtggTGCTGTTATATAACTTTTGAGTTTTATTTGCTTAACTTACTTACCCATACGCAAATTTTCTCGCTTCCATAAATATCTGGTTTATCAGTTCTCTAGTTGGTGCTACAATTATACATTCTGGCTCTTGTTGCTCTTTGAATTGAGTGGCAGTAACTCCATCTCGCATCATATGAGCCAAAATTGGTAGAAGAAAAGCTGCCTAAAGGGCAAACATTACAGTTAAGAAATTTCTCAATCCCAGAACATGAAAAACTCGTTGTTTTTAAGCCACGATGTGCCTGCAATTTCAAGATATGAAAAGCCTATGGAAAGTTATGCAACACATTCAAAAATAATTAAGTGTCTTCAGTCCAGCATCTATTTTCTAAGAAAGCAAATGTGGGAATCCTTGCCTGAAACACCAGGGCAAGTTAACTAGTGGTCATCACTAGAGAAAGTTAACACATAATACACCAAAActgtacccacccacccaaaaatagAGACCACTCTTGCATCTCAGACAATACTAACGTATGAAGCTGGACAAGCATCAAGACATCTGAAGTAACTGTATTATCTTATTCAACCAGTGCACCAAATATGTATATTTTAACAAAATTTTAATTTGTCTTCAGAATAAGTTTATTATATTTAATAAAGcttcacatgtgttcatttatAGCAAACAAAGTAGGACAAATATCAGTTTCAATCTAATAAATAGCCTAAGTGAAATGAACTATTTTCTATGCTGTAACATTCAACAGTAGTGTTATCAATGCAACTAAAACTTCACACACTGAACTGTGTCAATCCTTAAAAACATTAAGTGCTTAAAACCCAAAATACCAGATAACTGCAGCTCCCCCTTCCCAAACCTCTACCTCGTTAGTATAATCTggcattttatacttactgtttttCCCGATCCTGTTTGGGCACATGCCATTAAATCACGCCCTGCCAGAACAATAGGAATGCTATATTTCTGCACTGGAGTAAGTTTAAAATATCCAGCTTTAGAGatgttcttcattaatgtttgaCATAAATCTGCTTCTTCAAAGGTCTAGAAAAAGAATTGGCAGATTAAACACAAAAATACATTGAAGAAGCTAAGGATGCAACTGTAGCACTCTTACTAGCATTCAGAAATTTGGTAGCTCCATATAAATCCAGTGACTCAACAAGGTGAACATTAAGTAGATAAATAGAAAATTATGCAAACCATAGAATTCCTAACAAAATCAATACAAAAAGCATGAAGATCTTTGTTGTCTCTAGCAACAACAAAATTGGCCAGTAACTGCACTGAGATTTTCTTAAAATCAGAAGCCACTGGCATTAGACAAATACGTTTTAaataaagactttttttaaaaaagggttgccTTCTGCATGGCAAGGCTGAAACTCAAAACCATGCTTCCTATGGTAGGGtggccttatgaaaaggaggagagggctcctttatctttaagttgtatagaaaagggcatttcagcaggtgtcatttgcatgcatgcagcacttggtgaaattccttcttcatcacaacagccctgtaatgaagagggaattgcccaaggtttgttgttgggctaatTTCTGGGTTTAACACATAAACAGCTCAGAGTTTCTGGGCTTGGATGACACAACACCCAGGAATGGATGAACCTTGTTAATCACCAAAAATGGAAATTGCTCAAACAGTCCACATGTCCCCAACATTTCTTGGGTTAAACATCCCAGGAATTGCTGCCATGACACATGAACCAGGTCTAGAAGTAGCATCACAAGGCATCTGAAAAAGGACCAACAGATAATAGTGTAAAACACAAAGGAGAGGAGCCAACACTGACACAGGGCTTCAGTTACCCATTCCTGTCTTTAACCGGTAAGGTAAAAGTAGCTAATCAGGTGGTACAACTGATAATCTTCAGCCCTGAATTAGACAGATCCTGTACAAAGGATTTCCTCACATTAATATTTCAAAACTTACACTACACTTCTAGATGGTTTAAGAGCAAAATTTTGCCCCATGCCTGTTTTAAAATCAGGAAAACATTCAGAGTTAAGCATTACGTTAAGGTGGATTTAAGAAGTCCAAGTTACTTGTGAAAATACAGCTGATACTTGTATCACATCCTTGGTGGGGTATAAACCCATCTATGTGATTTGGGACAACTCTTCACTCCCTTCTCAGTACGATGAATCTAAAGAGCTGcttattaaatgtaatacagaaaAACAGACTTCGGAAAAATACCCTTACTTTAATGTAGAGCAATCATAAAAATGCATagataattttcttttaatttcattcTACTTTCTTCACCATTGAGATATGAAAAAAACCTTTAAAGAACGTTTAAAGCATTATTTTAGCATAGGTATTGCATTCCTTCAGCTCTTTCATTGTTTCTAGCAAGTGTTTAACACAATGATCACTAACCAGTATTGCTGGTGGAGGATTAAGTCCTGAAACTTCAACAAGAATGTTATCATATTTGTCGAAGTTTATGCCAGTTTGGTAATGTGCAAATATAGCATCTTCACCgtctggtggtggaggtggtacGTATGTCACCTTTGGACCTGTGAATGCAAGAATGAAGAGCTATATTTGATACTTAGAGGCAAACATATCAGCTATGCAAGATGTCtcaatttttatatattttggacACAGAGTTTCTACTAATGGTATTTTTGGGATGCAATACACTCAACTGTGCCTTCTTTTCAATAATCAACACCATTATGAAAAACCATAAAAGCCAAACATGTTTTGCATTCTTTTGCTTACAGAATAAAATTTACGTAACTAGGAAGTTCAATTATGAGTAACGTTACAATTGTATCCATTGTTAGAACTACTTGGAATAGACcccttgaaattaatgggacttacctTAGGCTCATATCTGTTTTTCCTAAACAAAGCTAGTTACAGGATCTCCTGCCTCTAATGATTCTATTGCAGAAACCAATGTGATTTATAATATACACATCCCAATCACATTCTTTTAATATTAGGATAACTAAACAATTATATGAAAAGTGTTTTCAACATAATATTTTGCATTGAAAACTTGCCTTATAGCAAAGCTAATCAGAAAAAGCAGAGTTGGGATTTTGTATGATTTGAACATGTgcccagaagaaaaaaaaacattattgctGATCTTGACAATATTCAAGTTCCCCAAAGTTTTGAACTAGAATTTTGTCACTTTTGAAAGTATTgctattgtttaaaatgtttgctaTGGAAAAGCAAGACAACAAATAGCCATCTGAAAGTGTGGTGATTGCGTTTAATCTTAGCCATTTAATATTTATTCCCCAAAAGTAAAGTGGAAAACACACTAACACATAATTACATCTTAAAAGCCATCTTTATTTTCATGAAAGTTCATAATCTACCAACTTCAACTACTTAATTAAGGTCatcatatctcagcttaataaaATAGCATAGGAATGTGTGCCTTTGCTCCTCTCTTCATGTGAGCAGGGAAAACAAGACAGGAACTGGAATTTCCCATTTCATCAGAACCAGGGAACTATGGTTAACAGCTCTGGAATAAGCTAAAATATTAAAACCAACTTCAACCCATGTGTTAATATCCAAAGCCATTAACCATAGGTCCTGGTTCAGATGAAATGGGACCTATAGCTAGGTAAagatttcctggtttgtttgttggATCTCGCAAAGGGACTGAACATGCAAGCAAAATACTACTTTGTATCTCAAGCTAATAACccaatatacaaaatacagggcactccaccaccacccttcaattTCATTCATTTTAGTTTAACATACCTGTATAGTCAGCCCGTTCTGTGTCACCATCTGATTTCCACATACCTTAAGCGAAATGAATATTtgtttggaaggaaaaaaaacacatcaatagaagaaggaaggaaataccCAGACATTTTTGAAGTTGGTTATGTTTAAATATACTTACTTTTCCCAGAACCTCCAATTATTTCTTCGTTGTTTCCTTTGTAACCCCCTGTTAAACGTTAGTAAAATTGTGTGACTGTATATAGAGCATTTTAACAATACAACCAAAATGGATTCGGCAGCTATGGAGTATCCCAATAGCTGACAGAATCTTAGGTTGACAGTTCAAAGTGAACCCAGTTCAAGCTGGGATGAGATGGGTTACTAGGCTCATGGTAAATCATAACATTAAACAATCCTGTTTGAGATAGTGAAAAATCAATGTCATGAGCAAGTTTTGGCAAAATTATGGCCCAGAATATCATAGAAAGAAAAACTCTTAACTCTTTCTCTGTAGGCCTTTACTTTTTGTCTATACATCAAGTATCTATTAATTTTTTACCTCTTCCTGCAGTGCCTCTATTTTCAAAGTCACCTAAAAAACAAATGCATAGCTTTAAGAGGAAATGTGGTTATGAATAGTCAGTATAAACTACTACCATCTATTCTGCAGAAGGCTTTTAGGCTGTGCTATGATCTGTCCACCTTTCTGATGTGCTATTTCAGCCACATCAACTGCCAATAATCCTATGCAGTTTTCAAATCCAGATCACAAaatcattctaaaaaaaaaatctaggctgcaatcctatggaattTCAGCCTGCTAAACAGAAGCCTCTGATCTCACCAGATTCTGAATTgactatgccctgccaggctgctgccatcagggcaggagcagcagcagaggcggttttcattcattacatttctagcccacccaatagccaaagctcttttggtagtttacaaagattaaaaacctttaaaatacaatattatgcgAAGAAAAAAACTGTTGacatacacatataaacagacagcacacacatatatgtacCTAAGCAATTTTAAACACACTAagaaaatccaggacctgattaagaCCTTAATTTTTGCCTCTGTCCTTTTTTAATTATTCTTCTAGACAGACCTTTGAGGCAATCTAGAGAGCTCGGGCTGCTAGGAAGATAAAGAAGCATAGAGTGAATTCTGGCCTATCGTCTCCCTTCTCCACCTGCCAGGATGCTCCTTTTCTAACTTCTATGAGGTAATCCTGATTTGAAAACTGTGACCTTGGGAAGCAGCCACCATGGTTCTTTCCTCCACAGCTGCAAGGGAGGGATTGGAATAGCTTCAGAAAGCATATTACAACATATCCAATGCtcggatgctctcccagggaccatatgCTCTATAAGACAACTGTAAGTAAGTTTCATTTGACTCCTTACCTGCTGAAGCACCaaatcccccccttttaaaaccaaagCTGCCAAAATTCTGTCTTCCACCTTCTGACTCATTTTCATCATCTGCTATAATGAAGCACAAAAcaaaggtttcttttcttttttttacatattgGCAATTTTCCATGAAGAGGTAGAACCTAAATATTTAAAAGACAATCTGTTTCTAAAATAACATGCTCCAGCCTACATGAGCTATTAGAAATGATTCTTCAAGGCCCTGAAGTGCACTGCACTTTTTTTTGCAATCA
This Elgaria multicarinata webbii isolate HBS135686 ecotype San Diego chromosome 6, rElgMul1.1.pri, whole genome shotgun sequence DNA region includes the following protein-coding sequences:
- the DDX4 gene encoding probable ATP-dependent RNA helicase DDX4 isoform X3, with the protein product MGDEDWDAEITDRSGGGGGGGPGAGGALPAFQPSFQKLGSLSARTSETSCNFSQNIKPPGVGEKPNGEDKPTSGFGSGRTFGNRENRFEGRKCSGFGREEVADNEDTQSSRGVPRRGGFQGMSDGGGAHRNGRGGSVRGRRGGFAAFATDDENESEGGRQNFGSFGFKRGGFGASAGDFENRGTAGRGGYKGNNEEIIGGSGKSMWKSDGDTERADYTGPKVTYVPPPPPDGEDAIFAHYQTGINFDKYDNILVEVSGLNPPPAILTFEEADLCQTLMKNISKAGYFKLTPVQKYSIPIVLAGRDLMACAQTGSGKTAAFLLPILAHMMRDGVTATQFKEQQEPECIIVAPTRELINQIFMEARKFAYGTCIRPVVIYGGIQMGHTIHQIMQGCNILCATPGRLLDIIGREKIGLNNLKYLVLDEADRMLDMGFGPDMKKLISCPGMPPKEQRQTLMFSATFPEEIQRMAGEFLKTEYLFVVVGQVGGACSDVQQTILEVNQYDKREKLVEILKGIGDQRTMVFVETKKKADFLATFLCQENILTTSIHGDREQREREEALRYFRCGKCPVLVATSVAARGLDIENVQHVINVDLPSMIDEYVHRIGRTGRCGNIGKAISFFDPRSDSAIAQPLVKVLADAQQEVPAWLEEIACSAGGIGFSNPRGNMFASVDSRKVFRGKKDQLSGGFAASNISAPDESWD
- the DDX4 gene encoding probable ATP-dependent RNA helicase DDX4 isoform X4 — protein: MGDEDWDAEITDRSGGGGGGGPGAGGALPAFQPSFQKLGSLSARTSETSCNFSQNIKPPGSFPSENRVPRGHRSEGVGEKPNGEDKPTSGFGSGRTFGNRENRFEGRKCSGFGREEVADNEDTQSSRGVPRRGGFQGMSDGGGAHRNGRGGSVRGRRGGFAAFATDDENESEGGRQNFGSFGFKRGGFGASAGDFENRGTAGRGMWKSDGDTERADYTGPKVTYVPPPPPDGEDAIFAHYQTGINFDKYDNILVEVSGLNPPPAILTFEEADLCQTLMKNISKAGYFKLTPVQKYSIPIVLAGRDLMACAQTGSGKTAAFLLPILAHMMRDGVTATQFKEQQEPECIIVAPTRELINQIFMEARKFAYGTCIRPVVIYGGIQMGHTIHQIMQGCNILCATPGRLLDIIGREKIGLNNLKYLVLDEADRMLDMGFGPDMKKLISCPGMPPKEQRQTLMFSATFPEEIQRMAGEFLKTEYLFVVVGQVGGACSDVQQTILEVNQYDKREKLVEILKGIGDQRTMVFVETKKKADFLATFLCQENILTTSIHGDREQREREEALRYFRCGKCPVLVATSVAARGLDIENVQHVINVDLPSMIDEYVHRIGRTGRCGNIGKAISFFDPRSDSAIAQPLVKVLADAQQEVPAWLEEIACSAGGIGFSNPRGNMFASVDSRKVFRGKKDQLSGGFAASNISAPDESWD
- the DDX4 gene encoding probable ATP-dependent RNA helicase DDX4 isoform X1, whose translation is MGDEDWDAEITDRSGGGGGGGPGAGGALPAFQPSFQKLGSLSARTSETSCNFSQNIKPPGSFPSENRVPRGHRSEGVGEKPNGEDKPTSGFGSGRTFGNRENRFEGRKCSGFGREEVADNEDTQSSRGVPRRGGFQGMSDGGGAHRNGRGGSVRGRRGGFAAFATDDENESEGGRQNFGSFGFKRGGFGASAGDFENRGTAGRGGYKGNNEEIIGGSGKSMWKSDGDTERADYTGPKVTYVPPPPPDGEDAIFAHYQTGINFDKYDNILVEVSGLNPPPAILTFEEADLCQTLMKNISKAGYFKLTPVQKYSIPIVLAGRDLMACAQTGSGKTAAFLLPILAHMMRDGVTATQFKEQQEPECIIVAPTRELINQIFMEARKFAYGTCIRPVVIYGGIQMGHTIHQIMQGCNILCATPGRLLDIIGREKIGLNNLKYLVLDEADRMLDMGFGPDMKKLISCPGMPPKEQRQTLMFSATFPEEIQRMAGEFLKTEYLFVVVGQVGGACSDVQQTILEVNQYDKREKLVEILKGIGDQRTMVFVETKKKADFLATFLCQENILTTSIHGDREQREREEALRYFRCGKCPVLVATSVAARGLDIENVQHVINVDLPSMIDEYVHRIGRTGRCGNIGKAISFFDPRSDSAIAQPLVKVLADAQQEVPAWLEEIACSAGGIGFSNPRGNMFASVDSRKVFRGKKDQLSGGFAASNISAPDESWD
- the DDX4 gene encoding probable ATP-dependent RNA helicase DDX4 isoform X2 translates to MGDEDWDAEITDRSGGGGGGGPGAGGALPAFQPSFQKLGSLSARTSETSCNFSQNIKPPGSFPSENRVPRGHRSEGVGEKPNGEDKPTSGFGSGRTFGNRENRFEGRKCSGFGREEVADNEDTQSSRGVPRRGGFQGMSDGGGAHRNGRGGSVRGRRGGFAAFANDENESEGGRQNFGSFGFKRGGFGASAGDFENRGTAGRGGYKGNNEEIIGGSGKSMWKSDGDTERADYTGPKVTYVPPPPPDGEDAIFAHYQTGINFDKYDNILVEVSGLNPPPAILTFEEADLCQTLMKNISKAGYFKLTPVQKYSIPIVLAGRDLMACAQTGSGKTAAFLLPILAHMMRDGVTATQFKEQQEPECIIVAPTRELINQIFMEARKFAYGTCIRPVVIYGGIQMGHTIHQIMQGCNILCATPGRLLDIIGREKIGLNNLKYLVLDEADRMLDMGFGPDMKKLISCPGMPPKEQRQTLMFSATFPEEIQRMAGEFLKTEYLFVVVGQVGGACSDVQQTILEVNQYDKREKLVEILKGIGDQRTMVFVETKKKADFLATFLCQENILTTSIHGDREQREREEALRYFRCGKCPVLVATSVAARGLDIENVQHVINVDLPSMIDEYVHRIGRTGRCGNIGKAISFFDPRSDSAIAQPLVKVLADAQQEVPAWLEEIACSAGGIGFSNPRGNMFASVDSRKVFRGKKDQLSGGFAASNISAPDESWD